The Argentina anserina chromosome 3, drPotAnse1.1, whole genome shotgun sequence genome includes a region encoding these proteins:
- the LOC126786146 gene encoding 14-3-3-like protein B, translating into MAERENHVYTAKLAEQAERYDEMVEAMTKVAKLDVELTIEERNLLSVGYKNVIGARRASWRILSSIEQKEESKGNDENVRRIKEYRTKVETELSSICSDIMRVIDEHLLPSCSAFESTVFFYKMKGDYYRYLAEFKTGDERKEVADHSMKAYQAASSKAETDLPPTHPIRLGLALNFSVFYYEILNSPERACHLAKQAFDEAISELDNLSEESYKDSTLIMQLLRDNLTLWTSDIPEDGVEEAQKADSSAKAGGEDAE; encoded by the exons TCGCCGAGCAAGCTGAGCGCTACGACG AAATGGTGGAGGCGATGACGAAGGTGGCCAAGCTCGACGTGGAGCTGACTATTGAGGAGAGGAATCTGCTGTCTGTGGGGTACAAGAACGTGATCGGAGCTCGGCGAGCTTCGTGGAGGATTCTGTCGTCGATTGAGCAGAAGGAGGAGAGCAAAGGGAATGATGAGAATGTGAGGCGTATCAAGGAGTACAGGACCAAGGTCGAGACGGAGCTCTCCAGCATTTGTAGTGACATCATGAGGGTGATCGATGAGCATCTCCTGCCGTCCTGCTCCGCGTTCGAGTCCACTGTGTTCTTCTACAAAAT GAAAGGAGATTACTATCGCTACTTGGCGGAGTTTAAGACTGGTGATGAGAGGAAAGAGGTTGCTGATCATTCGATGAAGGCTTATCAG GCAGCTTCTAGCAAAGCAGAGACTGATTTACCTCCCACACATCCCATCAGGCTGGGATTGGCCTTGAACTTCTCTGTCTTTTACTATGAAATTTTGAACTCTCCTGAAAG AGCCTGTCACCTTGCAAAACAAGCTTTTGATGAAGCTATCTCTGAGCTGGATAATTTGAGTGAGGAATCGTACAAGGACAGCACCTTAATCATGCAACTCTTGAGGGACAACCTCACATTGTGGACCTCTGACATTCCAGAGGATGGAG TTGAAGAAGCTCAGAAGGCAGACAGCTCTGCGAAGGCTGGAGGTGAAGATGCAGAG TGA